A portion of the Streptomyces erythrochromogenes genome contains these proteins:
- a CDS encoding DUF1876 domain-containing protein, protein MSHTSEWKTHLYLFEEEHTTKVRVELDTGTTRLTGHGTARCNPTDKDVPEIGDELAAARALENLAEQLKRTAYGDMAAAGAAPQHAPLTAYDLG, encoded by the coding sequence ATGTCGCACACGAGCGAATGGAAGACCCACCTCTACCTCTTCGAGGAAGAGCACACCACCAAGGTCCGCGTCGAACTCGACACCGGAACCACCCGCCTCACGGGCCACGGCACTGCGCGCTGCAACCCGACGGACAAGGACGTGCCCGAGATCGGCGACGAACTCGCGGCCGCCCGGGCACTGGAGAACCTGGCGGAACAGCTCAAGCGCACTGCCTACGGAGACATGGCAGCAGCGGGCGCCGCACCGCAGCACGCTCCCCTCACGGCCTACGACCT